The following are encoded in a window of Pieris napi chromosome 23, ilPieNapi1.2, whole genome shotgun sequence genomic DNA:
- the LOC125061597 gene encoding myoneurin-like isoform X3, which yields MALCESQLGSMMQLQDSREGTSSPDKKPKVESNGDIYGLDKVPQLPLSVDYRSPVSHFVPPAVELYAARHKPEINIVAPATPVKRKRGRPRIDKTSPEYLANLAARKQAREMAAVMSVNSNSNSNSQGDSAEKRKRGRPRVDKTSPEYLARKRARELEALERKAKKEFRRRNTAAKSKSSLASRVKKTNHSKMGGVRKVGERTPSKVVRKSDVVVRRNAKFIKRKDSAASSSAGESTPRVKRKYTKRTPTKKDGNSSTDRVKGKRGRPRKTDQMNRNPQEGKIRVRNNLMPLNTEPIPVDSDDEPDLGSPSQASDSLSLDENLRALRHIHEKYANIDKLLQDDLYEAHLLAANFKKPPMDQVQRLTREDDDVLSVRSSEGGASVKELETRVEKLEDSSNSDSGSSSSGSGSSSSGSSSSSSSDSSSSSSSESEGEEEKGEEKEPTELDSIQNTNDDRSFGAWSHGRSVQSGTNSDSGSDSDPERGGIPGPIPAQDEISESENESADKSFQCHICKKWYSTRVTLKIHRRGHQSRGGGGRSRARSSDKYECDCCSATFARKEKLWEHRAEAHRGAMTVRCEVCRKCFEDEAELARHDASHTADERAGRCSLCGAQFPRYEQLRRHANTAHPAPARLPHACAQCGKRFSHAHSLTRHTHNHSKQLYRCVVCKASFERADQLAQHLNSHLANYKRLKR from the exons ATGGCACTGTGTGAAAGTCAGTTAGGATCTATGATGCAGCTTCAGGATTCCCGTGAGGGAACCAGCTCTCCTGACAAGAAGCCAAAGGTAGAATCAAATGGAGATATCTATGGATTGGATAAAG tcCCTCAACTTCCACTGAGTGTGGACTATCGCTCCCCTGTGTCTCATTTTGTTCCACCGGCTGTAGAATTGTATGCAGCCAGACACAAACccgaaataaatattg TTGCGCCGGCGACGCCCGTCAAGCGTAAGCGCGGTCGGCCGAGGATCGATAAGACCAGCCCGGAGTACTTGGCCAATTTGGCCGCGAGAAAACAGGCCAGGGAGATGG CCGCAGTAATGTCCGTAAATAGCAACAGCAATAGCAATAGTCAGGGGGACTCGGCTGAGAAGAGAAAGAGAGGGAGACCGCGCGTCGACAAGACGAGTCCGGAATATCTCGCGAGGAAAAGGGCCAGGGAGCTGG AAGCATTGGAACGGAAAGCGAAAAAAGAATTCAGAAGGAGGAACACAGCAG CGAAATCCAAAAGCTCATTGGCGTCGCGGGTCAAAAAGACCAATCATAGTAAAATGGGGGGTGTGAGGAAAGTGGGTGAGAGAACCCCCTCGAAGGTGGTGAGGAAAAGTGATGTGGTTGTGCGGAGAAATgcgaaatttattaaaagaaaag ATTCGGCCGCTTCTTCGTCGGCGGGTGAATCCACGCCCCGAGTGAAAAGAAAATACACGAAACGAACGCCTACTAAGAAAGATGGG AATTCCTCAACGGATAGGGTGAAAGGGAAGAGAGGCAGACCCAGAAAGACGGATCAGATGAACAGGAATCCACAGGAAGGAA AAATACGTGTTCGGAACAACCTGATGCCACTAAACACGGAGCCCATTCCGGTCGACAGTGATGATGAACCAGATTTGG GATCTCCGAGTCAAGCGTCTGATTCGTTAAGTCTGGACGAGAATCTTCGGGCCTTGAGACACATACACGAGAAATACGCCAATATTGATAAG CTTTTGCAGGACGATTTGTACGAAGCTCACCTCCTGGCTGCGAACTTCAAGAAGCCTCCCATGGACCAAGTTCAGCGGCTGACGAGGGAAGACGACGACGTACTCTCCGTTCGGAGCTCGGAAG GTGGGGCGTCCGTCAAAGAATTGGAGACGAGAGTGGAAAAGTTGGAGGACAGTTCCAATTCAGATTCCGGGAGCAGCAGTTCCGGTTCTG GCAGTTCCAGTTCCGGCTCCAGTTCGTCGTCCAGCTCGGATAGTTCCAGTTCCAGCAGCTCGGAGAGCGAAGGAGAAGAGGAAAAGGGAGAAGAGAAGGAGCCCACCGAGCTCGACTCCATACAGAACACCAATGACGATAG ATCGTTCGGCGCCTGGTCCCACGGTCGGTCCGTCCAATCCGGGACCAACTCCGACTCCGGGTCCGATTCGGATCCCGAGAGGGGCGGCATCCCGGGGCCGATCCCCGCGCAAGACGAGATCAGCGAGAGCGAGAACGAGTCGGCCGATAAGAGTTTTCAGTGTCACATTTGCAAGAAGTGGTACTCCACGCGGGTGACGCTCAA GATCCACCGACGCGGCCACCAGTCGCGCGGGGGCGGAGGCCGGTCCCGCGCTCGGTCGTCGGACAAGTACGAGTGCGACTGCTGCAGCGCCACCTTCGCCAGGAAGGAGAAGCTGTGGGAGCACAG GGCCGAGGCGCACCGCGGCGCGATGACGGTGCGCTGCGAGGTGTGCCGCAAGTGCTTCGAGGACGAGGCCGAGCTGGCCCGGCACGACGCCTCGCACACGGCCGACGAGCGCGCCGGCCGCTGCTCGCTGTGCGGCGCGCAGTTCCCGCGCTACGAGCAGCTGCGGCGCCACGCGAACACCGCGCACCCGGCGCCGGCGCGGCTGCCGCACGCGTGCGCGCAGTGCGGCAAGCGCTTCTCGCACGCGCACTCGCTCACGCGCCACACGCACAACCACTCCAAGCAGCTGTACCGCTGCGTCGTCTGCAAG GCCTCGTTCGAGCGCGCGGACCAGCTGGCCCAGCATCTGAACAGTCACCTCGCCAACTACAAGCGCCTCAAGCGATAG
- the LOC125061597 gene encoding myoneurin-like isoform X5, protein MALCESQLGSMMQLQDSREGTSSPDKKPKVESNGDIYGLDKVPQLPLSVDYRSPVSHFVPPAVELYAARHKPEINIAAVMSVNSNSNSNSQGDSAEKRKRGRPRVDKTSPEYLARKRARELEALERKAKKEFRRRNTAAKSKSSLASRVKKTNHSKMGGVRKVGERTPSKVVRKSDVVVRRNAKFIKRKDSAASSSAGESTPRVKRKYTKRTPTKKDGNSSTDRVKGKRGRPRKTDQMNRNPQEGKIRVRNNLMPLNTEPIPVDSDDEPDLGSPSQASDSLSLDENLRALRHIHEKYANIDKMKLLQDDLYEAHLLAANFKKPPMDQVQRLTREDDDVLSVRSSEGGASVKELETRVEKLEDSSNSDSGSSSSGSGSSSSGSSSSSSSDSSSSSSSESEGEEEKGEEKEPTELDSIQNTNDDRSFGAWSHGRSVQSGTNSDSGSDSDPERGGIPGPIPAQDEISESENESADKSFQCHICKKWYSTRVTLKIHRRGHQSRGGGGRSRARSSDKYECDCCSATFARKEKLWEHRAEAHRGAMTVRCEVCRKCFEDEAELARHDASHTADERAGRCSLCGAQFPRYEQLRRHANTAHPAPARLPHACAQCGKRFSHAHSLTRHTHNHSKQLYRCVVCKASFERADQLAQHLNSHLANYKRLKR, encoded by the exons ATGGCACTGTGTGAAAGTCAGTTAGGATCTATGATGCAGCTTCAGGATTCCCGTGAGGGAACCAGCTCTCCTGACAAGAAGCCAAAGGTAGAATCAAATGGAGATATCTATGGATTGGATAAAG tcCCTCAACTTCCACTGAGTGTGGACTATCGCTCCCCTGTGTCTCATTTTGTTCCACCGGCTGTAGAATTGTATGCAGCCAGACACAAACccgaaataaatattg CCGCAGTAATGTCCGTAAATAGCAACAGCAATAGCAATAGTCAGGGGGACTCGGCTGAGAAGAGAAAGAGAGGGAGACCGCGCGTCGACAAGACGAGTCCGGAATATCTCGCGAGGAAAAGGGCCAGGGAGCTGG AAGCATTGGAACGGAAAGCGAAAAAAGAATTCAGAAGGAGGAACACAGCAG CGAAATCCAAAAGCTCATTGGCGTCGCGGGTCAAAAAGACCAATCATAGTAAAATGGGGGGTGTGAGGAAAGTGGGTGAGAGAACCCCCTCGAAGGTGGTGAGGAAAAGTGATGTGGTTGTGCGGAGAAATgcgaaatttattaaaagaaaag ATTCGGCCGCTTCTTCGTCGGCGGGTGAATCCACGCCCCGAGTGAAAAGAAAATACACGAAACGAACGCCTACTAAGAAAGATGGG AATTCCTCAACGGATAGGGTGAAAGGGAAGAGAGGCAGACCCAGAAAGACGGATCAGATGAACAGGAATCCACAGGAAGGAA AAATACGTGTTCGGAACAACCTGATGCCACTAAACACGGAGCCCATTCCGGTCGACAGTGATGATGAACCAGATTTGG GATCTCCGAGTCAAGCGTCTGATTCGTTAAGTCTGGACGAGAATCTTCGGGCCTTGAGACACATACACGAGAAATACGCCAATATTGATAAG ATGAAGCTTTTGCAGGACGATTTGTACGAAGCTCACCTCCTGGCTGCGAACTTCAAGAAGCCTCCCATGGACCAAGTTCAGCGGCTGACGAGGGAAGACGACGACGTACTCTCCGTTCGGAGCTCGGAAG GTGGGGCGTCCGTCAAAGAATTGGAGACGAGAGTGGAAAAGTTGGAGGACAGTTCCAATTCAGATTCCGGGAGCAGCAGTTCCGGTTCTG GCAGTTCCAGTTCCGGCTCCAGTTCGTCGTCCAGCTCGGATAGTTCCAGTTCCAGCAGCTCGGAGAGCGAAGGAGAAGAGGAAAAGGGAGAAGAGAAGGAGCCCACCGAGCTCGACTCCATACAGAACACCAATGACGATAG ATCGTTCGGCGCCTGGTCCCACGGTCGGTCCGTCCAATCCGGGACCAACTCCGACTCCGGGTCCGATTCGGATCCCGAGAGGGGCGGCATCCCGGGGCCGATCCCCGCGCAAGACGAGATCAGCGAGAGCGAGAACGAGTCGGCCGATAAGAGTTTTCAGTGTCACATTTGCAAGAAGTGGTACTCCACGCGGGTGACGCTCAA GATCCACCGACGCGGCCACCAGTCGCGCGGGGGCGGAGGCCGGTCCCGCGCTCGGTCGTCGGACAAGTACGAGTGCGACTGCTGCAGCGCCACCTTCGCCAGGAAGGAGAAGCTGTGGGAGCACAG GGCCGAGGCGCACCGCGGCGCGATGACGGTGCGCTGCGAGGTGTGCCGCAAGTGCTTCGAGGACGAGGCCGAGCTGGCCCGGCACGACGCCTCGCACACGGCCGACGAGCGCGCCGGCCGCTGCTCGCTGTGCGGCGCGCAGTTCCCGCGCTACGAGCAGCTGCGGCGCCACGCGAACACCGCGCACCCGGCGCCGGCGCGGCTGCCGCACGCGTGCGCGCAGTGCGGCAAGCGCTTCTCGCACGCGCACTCGCTCACGCGCCACACGCACAACCACTCCAAGCAGCTGTACCGCTGCGTCGTCTGCAAG GCCTCGTTCGAGCGCGCGGACCAGCTGGCCCAGCATCTGAACAGTCACCTCGCCAACTACAAGCGCCTCAAGCGATAG
- the LOC125061597 gene encoding myoneurin-like isoform X7, with protein sequence MALCESQLGSMMQLQDSREGTSSPDKKPKVESNGDIYGLDKVPQLPLSVDYRSPVSHFVPPAVELYAARHKPEINIVAPATPVKRKRGRPRIDKTSPEYLANLAARKQAREMAAVMSVNSNSNSNSQGDSAEKRKRGRPRVDKTSPEYLARKRARELALERKAKKEFRRRNTADSAASSSAGESTPRVKRKYTKRTPTKKDGNSSTDRVKGKRGRPRKTDQMNRNPQEGKIRVRNNLMPLNTEPIPVDSDDEPDLGSPSQASDSLSLDENLRALRHIHEKYANIDKMKLLQDDLYEAHLLAANFKKPPMDQVQRLTREDDDVLSVRSSEGGASVKELETRVEKLEDSSNSDSGSSSSGSGSSSSGSSSSSSSDSSSSSSSESEGEEEKGEEKEPTELDSIQNTNDDRSFGAWSHGRSVQSGTNSDSGSDSDPERGGIPGPIPAQDEISESENESADKSFQCHICKKWYSTRVTLKIHRRGHQSRGGGGRSRARSSDKYECDCCSATFARKEKLWEHRAEAHRGAMTVRCEVCRKCFEDEAELARHDASHTADERAGRCSLCGAQFPRYEQLRRHANTAHPAPARLPHACAQCGKRFSHAHSLTRHTHNHSKQLYRCVVCKASFERADQLAQHLNSHLANYKRLKR encoded by the exons ATGGCACTGTGTGAAAGTCAGTTAGGATCTATGATGCAGCTTCAGGATTCCCGTGAGGGAACCAGCTCTCCTGACAAGAAGCCAAAGGTAGAATCAAATGGAGATATCTATGGATTGGATAAAG tcCCTCAACTTCCACTGAGTGTGGACTATCGCTCCCCTGTGTCTCATTTTGTTCCACCGGCTGTAGAATTGTATGCAGCCAGACACAAACccgaaataaatattg TTGCGCCGGCGACGCCCGTCAAGCGTAAGCGCGGTCGGCCGAGGATCGATAAGACCAGCCCGGAGTACTTGGCCAATTTGGCCGCGAGAAAACAGGCCAGGGAGATGG CCGCAGTAATGTCCGTAAATAGCAACAGCAATAGCAATAGTCAGGGGGACTCGGCTGAGAAGAGAAAGAGAGGGAGACCGCGCGTCGACAAGACGAGTCCGGAATATCTCGCGAGGAAAAGGGCCAGGGAGCTGG CATTGGAACGGAAAGCGAAAAAAGAATTCAGAAGGAGGAACACAGCAG ATTCGGCCGCTTCTTCGTCGGCGGGTGAATCCACGCCCCGAGTGAAAAGAAAATACACGAAACGAACGCCTACTAAGAAAGATGGG AATTCCTCAACGGATAGGGTGAAAGGGAAGAGAGGCAGACCCAGAAAGACGGATCAGATGAACAGGAATCCACAGGAAGGAA AAATACGTGTTCGGAACAACCTGATGCCACTAAACACGGAGCCCATTCCGGTCGACAGTGATGATGAACCAGATTTGG GATCTCCGAGTCAAGCGTCTGATTCGTTAAGTCTGGACGAGAATCTTCGGGCCTTGAGACACATACACGAGAAATACGCCAATATTGATAAG ATGAAGCTTTTGCAGGACGATTTGTACGAAGCTCACCTCCTGGCTGCGAACTTCAAGAAGCCTCCCATGGACCAAGTTCAGCGGCTGACGAGGGAAGACGACGACGTACTCTCCGTTCGGAGCTCGGAAG GTGGGGCGTCCGTCAAAGAATTGGAGACGAGAGTGGAAAAGTTGGAGGACAGTTCCAATTCAGATTCCGGGAGCAGCAGTTCCGGTTCTG GCAGTTCCAGTTCCGGCTCCAGTTCGTCGTCCAGCTCGGATAGTTCCAGTTCCAGCAGCTCGGAGAGCGAAGGAGAAGAGGAAAAGGGAGAAGAGAAGGAGCCCACCGAGCTCGACTCCATACAGAACACCAATGACGATAG ATCGTTCGGCGCCTGGTCCCACGGTCGGTCCGTCCAATCCGGGACCAACTCCGACTCCGGGTCCGATTCGGATCCCGAGAGGGGCGGCATCCCGGGGCCGATCCCCGCGCAAGACGAGATCAGCGAGAGCGAGAACGAGTCGGCCGATAAGAGTTTTCAGTGTCACATTTGCAAGAAGTGGTACTCCACGCGGGTGACGCTCAA GATCCACCGACGCGGCCACCAGTCGCGCGGGGGCGGAGGCCGGTCCCGCGCTCGGTCGTCGGACAAGTACGAGTGCGACTGCTGCAGCGCCACCTTCGCCAGGAAGGAGAAGCTGTGGGAGCACAG GGCCGAGGCGCACCGCGGCGCGATGACGGTGCGCTGCGAGGTGTGCCGCAAGTGCTTCGAGGACGAGGCCGAGCTGGCCCGGCACGACGCCTCGCACACGGCCGACGAGCGCGCCGGCCGCTGCTCGCTGTGCGGCGCGCAGTTCCCGCGCTACGAGCAGCTGCGGCGCCACGCGAACACCGCGCACCCGGCGCCGGCGCGGCTGCCGCACGCGTGCGCGCAGTGCGGCAAGCGCTTCTCGCACGCGCACTCGCTCACGCGCCACACGCACAACCACTCCAAGCAGCTGTACCGCTGCGTCGTCTGCAAG GCCTCGTTCGAGCGCGCGGACCAGCTGGCCCAGCATCTGAACAGTCACCTCGCCAACTACAAGCGCCTCAAGCGATAG
- the LOC125061597 gene encoding myoneurin-like isoform X2 — protein MALCESQLGSMMQLQDSREGTSSPDKKPKVESNGDIYGLDKVPQLPLSVDYRSPVSHFVPPAVELYAARHKPEINIVAPATPVKRKRGRPRIDKTSPEYLANLAARKQAREMAAVMSVNSNSNSNSQGDSAEKRKRGRPRVDKTSPEYLARKRARELALERKAKKEFRRRNTAAKSKSSLASRVKKTNHSKMGGVRKVGERTPSKVVRKSDVVVRRNAKFIKRKDSAASSSAGESTPRVKRKYTKRTPTKKDGNSSTDRVKGKRGRPRKTDQMNRNPQEGKIRVRNNLMPLNTEPIPVDSDDEPDLGSPSQASDSLSLDENLRALRHIHEKYANIDKMKLLQDDLYEAHLLAANFKKPPMDQVQRLTREDDDVLSVRSSEGGASVKELETRVEKLEDSSNSDSGSSSSGSGSSSSGSSSSSSSDSSSSSSSESEGEEEKGEEKEPTELDSIQNTNDDRSFGAWSHGRSVQSGTNSDSGSDSDPERGGIPGPIPAQDEISESENESADKSFQCHICKKWYSTRVTLKIHRRGHQSRGGGGRSRARSSDKYECDCCSATFARKEKLWEHRAEAHRGAMTVRCEVCRKCFEDEAELARHDASHTADERAGRCSLCGAQFPRYEQLRRHANTAHPAPARLPHACAQCGKRFSHAHSLTRHTHNHSKQLYRCVVCKASFERADQLAQHLNSHLANYKRLKR, from the exons ATGGCACTGTGTGAAAGTCAGTTAGGATCTATGATGCAGCTTCAGGATTCCCGTGAGGGAACCAGCTCTCCTGACAAGAAGCCAAAGGTAGAATCAAATGGAGATATCTATGGATTGGATAAAG tcCCTCAACTTCCACTGAGTGTGGACTATCGCTCCCCTGTGTCTCATTTTGTTCCACCGGCTGTAGAATTGTATGCAGCCAGACACAAACccgaaataaatattg TTGCGCCGGCGACGCCCGTCAAGCGTAAGCGCGGTCGGCCGAGGATCGATAAGACCAGCCCGGAGTACTTGGCCAATTTGGCCGCGAGAAAACAGGCCAGGGAGATGG CCGCAGTAATGTCCGTAAATAGCAACAGCAATAGCAATAGTCAGGGGGACTCGGCTGAGAAGAGAAAGAGAGGGAGACCGCGCGTCGACAAGACGAGTCCGGAATATCTCGCGAGGAAAAGGGCCAGGGAGCTGG CATTGGAACGGAAAGCGAAAAAAGAATTCAGAAGGAGGAACACAGCAG CGAAATCCAAAAGCTCATTGGCGTCGCGGGTCAAAAAGACCAATCATAGTAAAATGGGGGGTGTGAGGAAAGTGGGTGAGAGAACCCCCTCGAAGGTGGTGAGGAAAAGTGATGTGGTTGTGCGGAGAAATgcgaaatttattaaaagaaaag ATTCGGCCGCTTCTTCGTCGGCGGGTGAATCCACGCCCCGAGTGAAAAGAAAATACACGAAACGAACGCCTACTAAGAAAGATGGG AATTCCTCAACGGATAGGGTGAAAGGGAAGAGAGGCAGACCCAGAAAGACGGATCAGATGAACAGGAATCCACAGGAAGGAA AAATACGTGTTCGGAACAACCTGATGCCACTAAACACGGAGCCCATTCCGGTCGACAGTGATGATGAACCAGATTTGG GATCTCCGAGTCAAGCGTCTGATTCGTTAAGTCTGGACGAGAATCTTCGGGCCTTGAGACACATACACGAGAAATACGCCAATATTGATAAG ATGAAGCTTTTGCAGGACGATTTGTACGAAGCTCACCTCCTGGCTGCGAACTTCAAGAAGCCTCCCATGGACCAAGTTCAGCGGCTGACGAGGGAAGACGACGACGTACTCTCCGTTCGGAGCTCGGAAG GTGGGGCGTCCGTCAAAGAATTGGAGACGAGAGTGGAAAAGTTGGAGGACAGTTCCAATTCAGATTCCGGGAGCAGCAGTTCCGGTTCTG GCAGTTCCAGTTCCGGCTCCAGTTCGTCGTCCAGCTCGGATAGTTCCAGTTCCAGCAGCTCGGAGAGCGAAGGAGAAGAGGAAAAGGGAGAAGAGAAGGAGCCCACCGAGCTCGACTCCATACAGAACACCAATGACGATAG ATCGTTCGGCGCCTGGTCCCACGGTCGGTCCGTCCAATCCGGGACCAACTCCGACTCCGGGTCCGATTCGGATCCCGAGAGGGGCGGCATCCCGGGGCCGATCCCCGCGCAAGACGAGATCAGCGAGAGCGAGAACGAGTCGGCCGATAAGAGTTTTCAGTGTCACATTTGCAAGAAGTGGTACTCCACGCGGGTGACGCTCAA GATCCACCGACGCGGCCACCAGTCGCGCGGGGGCGGAGGCCGGTCCCGCGCTCGGTCGTCGGACAAGTACGAGTGCGACTGCTGCAGCGCCACCTTCGCCAGGAAGGAGAAGCTGTGGGAGCACAG GGCCGAGGCGCACCGCGGCGCGATGACGGTGCGCTGCGAGGTGTGCCGCAAGTGCTTCGAGGACGAGGCCGAGCTGGCCCGGCACGACGCCTCGCACACGGCCGACGAGCGCGCCGGCCGCTGCTCGCTGTGCGGCGCGCAGTTCCCGCGCTACGAGCAGCTGCGGCGCCACGCGAACACCGCGCACCCGGCGCCGGCGCGGCTGCCGCACGCGTGCGCGCAGTGCGGCAAGCGCTTCTCGCACGCGCACTCGCTCACGCGCCACACGCACAACCACTCCAAGCAGCTGTACCGCTGCGTCGTCTGCAAG GCCTCGTTCGAGCGCGCGGACCAGCTGGCCCAGCATCTGAACAGTCACCTCGCCAACTACAAGCGCCTCAAGCGATAG
- the LOC125061597 gene encoding myoneurin-like isoform X4 — MALCESQLGSMMQLQDSREGTSSPDKKPKVESNGDIYGLDKVPQLPLSVDYRSPVSHFVPPAVELYAARHKPEINIVAPATPVKRKRGRPRIDKTSPEYLANLAARKQAREMAAVMSVNSNSNSNSQGDSAEKRKRGRPRVDKTSPEYLARKRARELEALERKAKKEFRRRNTAAKSKSSLASRVKKTNHSKMGGVRKVGERTPSKVVRKSDVVVRRNAKFIKRKDSAASSSAGESTPRVKRKYTKRTPTKKDGNSSTDRVKGKRGRPRKTDQMNRNPQEGKIRVRNNLMPLNTEPIPVDSDDEPDLGSPSQASDSLSLDENLRALRHIHEKYANIDKDDLYEAHLLAANFKKPPMDQVQRLTREDDDVLSVRSSEGGASVKELETRVEKLEDSSNSDSGSSSSGSGSSSSGSSSSSSSDSSSSSSSESEGEEEKGEEKEPTELDSIQNTNDDRSFGAWSHGRSVQSGTNSDSGSDSDPERGGIPGPIPAQDEISESENESADKSFQCHICKKWYSTRVTLKIHRRGHQSRGGGGRSRARSSDKYECDCCSATFARKEKLWEHRAEAHRGAMTVRCEVCRKCFEDEAELARHDASHTADERAGRCSLCGAQFPRYEQLRRHANTAHPAPARLPHACAQCGKRFSHAHSLTRHTHNHSKQLYRCVVCKASFERADQLAQHLNSHLANYKRLKR, encoded by the exons ATGGCACTGTGTGAAAGTCAGTTAGGATCTATGATGCAGCTTCAGGATTCCCGTGAGGGAACCAGCTCTCCTGACAAGAAGCCAAAGGTAGAATCAAATGGAGATATCTATGGATTGGATAAAG tcCCTCAACTTCCACTGAGTGTGGACTATCGCTCCCCTGTGTCTCATTTTGTTCCACCGGCTGTAGAATTGTATGCAGCCAGACACAAACccgaaataaatattg TTGCGCCGGCGACGCCCGTCAAGCGTAAGCGCGGTCGGCCGAGGATCGATAAGACCAGCCCGGAGTACTTGGCCAATTTGGCCGCGAGAAAACAGGCCAGGGAGATGG CCGCAGTAATGTCCGTAAATAGCAACAGCAATAGCAATAGTCAGGGGGACTCGGCTGAGAAGAGAAAGAGAGGGAGACCGCGCGTCGACAAGACGAGTCCGGAATATCTCGCGAGGAAAAGGGCCAGGGAGCTGG AAGCATTGGAACGGAAAGCGAAAAAAGAATTCAGAAGGAGGAACACAGCAG CGAAATCCAAAAGCTCATTGGCGTCGCGGGTCAAAAAGACCAATCATAGTAAAATGGGGGGTGTGAGGAAAGTGGGTGAGAGAACCCCCTCGAAGGTGGTGAGGAAAAGTGATGTGGTTGTGCGGAGAAATgcgaaatttattaaaagaaaag ATTCGGCCGCTTCTTCGTCGGCGGGTGAATCCACGCCCCGAGTGAAAAGAAAATACACGAAACGAACGCCTACTAAGAAAGATGGG AATTCCTCAACGGATAGGGTGAAAGGGAAGAGAGGCAGACCCAGAAAGACGGATCAGATGAACAGGAATCCACAGGAAGGAA AAATACGTGTTCGGAACAACCTGATGCCACTAAACACGGAGCCCATTCCGGTCGACAGTGATGATGAACCAGATTTGG GATCTCCGAGTCAAGCGTCTGATTCGTTAAGTCTGGACGAGAATCTTCGGGCCTTGAGACACATACACGAGAAATACGCCAATATTGATAAG GACGATTTGTACGAAGCTCACCTCCTGGCTGCGAACTTCAAGAAGCCTCCCATGGACCAAGTTCAGCGGCTGACGAGGGAAGACGACGACGTACTCTCCGTTCGGAGCTCGGAAG GTGGGGCGTCCGTCAAAGAATTGGAGACGAGAGTGGAAAAGTTGGAGGACAGTTCCAATTCAGATTCCGGGAGCAGCAGTTCCGGTTCTG GCAGTTCCAGTTCCGGCTCCAGTTCGTCGTCCAGCTCGGATAGTTCCAGTTCCAGCAGCTCGGAGAGCGAAGGAGAAGAGGAAAAGGGAGAAGAGAAGGAGCCCACCGAGCTCGACTCCATACAGAACACCAATGACGATAG ATCGTTCGGCGCCTGGTCCCACGGTCGGTCCGTCCAATCCGGGACCAACTCCGACTCCGGGTCCGATTCGGATCCCGAGAGGGGCGGCATCCCGGGGCCGATCCCCGCGCAAGACGAGATCAGCGAGAGCGAGAACGAGTCGGCCGATAAGAGTTTTCAGTGTCACATTTGCAAGAAGTGGTACTCCACGCGGGTGACGCTCAA GATCCACCGACGCGGCCACCAGTCGCGCGGGGGCGGAGGCCGGTCCCGCGCTCGGTCGTCGGACAAGTACGAGTGCGACTGCTGCAGCGCCACCTTCGCCAGGAAGGAGAAGCTGTGGGAGCACAG GGCCGAGGCGCACCGCGGCGCGATGACGGTGCGCTGCGAGGTGTGCCGCAAGTGCTTCGAGGACGAGGCCGAGCTGGCCCGGCACGACGCCTCGCACACGGCCGACGAGCGCGCCGGCCGCTGCTCGCTGTGCGGCGCGCAGTTCCCGCGCTACGAGCAGCTGCGGCGCCACGCGAACACCGCGCACCCGGCGCCGGCGCGGCTGCCGCACGCGTGCGCGCAGTGCGGCAAGCGCTTCTCGCACGCGCACTCGCTCACGCGCCACACGCACAACCACTCCAAGCAGCTGTACCGCTGCGTCGTCTGCAAG GCCTCGTTCGAGCGCGCGGACCAGCTGGCCCAGCATCTGAACAGTCACCTCGCCAACTACAAGCGCCTCAAGCGATAG